One window from the genome of Salvia splendens isolate huo1 chromosome 9, SspV2, whole genome shotgun sequence encodes:
- the LOC121749082 gene encoding E3 ubiquitin-protein ligase RING1-like, with protein MDLKLSDENAGTFQWNSDDRSQLVIQAHIGELEESYVGNSGDDLDARGFEDLLDHLAENNQSSRRGAPPASLSFINNLPCLTINGDKQQQECAICKDSFTLGTRINELPCLHLYHPSCILPWLAARNTCPLCRYELPTDDKERNENQLIYDSDAGCEATLSLSPSLAAPPSSSAIVSLIRR; from the exons ATGGATCTGAAACTTTCTGATGAGAATGCTGGCACGTTCCAGTGGAATTCCGACGATA GAAGTCAGCTTGTGATACAAGCACACATTGGTGAATTGGAAGAGTCTTATGTTGGGAATTCGGGAGATGATCTCGATGCCAGGGGTTTCGAGGACCTTCTCGACCATCTCGCTGAAAATAATCAAAGTTCGAGGAGAGGGGCGCCTCCTGCTTCGCTATCTTTCATAAACAATCTGCCATGTCTTACGATTAACGGAGACAAGCAGCAGCAGGAGTGTGCAATCTGCAAGGACTCCTTCACACTTGGCACTCGCATCAACGAGCTTCCCTGTTTGCACCTGTACCACCCTTCCTGCATCCTGCCGTGGTTAGCTGCAAGAAATACGTGCCCACTTTGCCGATATGAGCTTCCTACGGACGACAAGGAAAGAAACGAGAATCAATTGATCTATGATTCTGATGCCGGCTGTGAGGCGACACTATCTCTCTCCCCCTCGCTGGCTGCCCCGCCTTCGTCCTCGGCGATTGTCTCCTTGATTCGGAGATGA
- the LOC121747125 gene encoding uncharacterized protein LOC121747125 has product MTVAHTAAAKEDNNRSAPSTAARAKPSASKFKRWGRQSPFLRYGLPMISLTVIGALGLGHLLQGSKDIAKVKDDQEWEIIETRKALSRTGPLNAYNPKKTSLEEELKAMQQMVDIDNYEYKKIPKPKEDK; this is encoded by the exons ATGACGGTTGCTCATACGGCGGCGGCGAAGGAAGATAATAACCGATCAGCGCCGTCGACGGCGGCTAGGGCTAAGCCATCAGCCTCAAAGTTCAAGCGCTGGGGCAGGCAATCACCGTTTCTGAGATATGGTCTTCCGATGATCTCACTCACTGTTATCGGAGCCCTAGGACTCGGTCATCTACTTCAAGGGAG CAAGGACATTGCTAAAGTGAAGGATGACCAAGAATGGGAAATTATTGAGACAAGAAAAGCACTATCACGAACAGGACCTCTAAATGCTTACAACCCTAAAAAGACATCGCTGGAGGAAGAGCTGAAG GCTATGCAACAAATGGTTGACATAGATAATTATGAATACAAGAAAATTCCCAAGCCTAAAGAAGACAAATGA
- the LOC121747123 gene encoding E3 ubiquitin-protein ligase WAV3-like: protein MGSKWRKVKLAFGLNLCVYTPRNHVADNDDDEDSPPPSERRSDAALLSPPGDWTSAPTTPSSNRLRLSKSLSRSSSKKTCSICLATMRRGDGQAIFTAECSHSFHFHCIASNVKHGNQICPVCRAKWKEIPLQVPTLEPPMGRARINPVDWHQNNDFVTVVRRLPPPRSNSSRNVAPLFQAPDPAIFNDDESLDHEIDSPEKSFSNKSISEGDDDRRKVAVMTYTEVAAIAKSSTSDSFTVLLHLKAPLSNSWHNATRSDAKQPKIAQTPRAPVDLVTVLDVSGSMAGTKLALLKRAMGFVIQNLGPNDRLAVIAFSSTARRLFPLRRMSEAGRQQALQSVNSLVANGGTNIAEGLRKGAKIMEDRREKNPVANIILLSDGQDTYTVNSNASSQNQPNYQLLLPLSIRPDEASGFKIPVHAFGFGADHDASSMHSISEISGGTFSFIETESVIQDAFAQCIGGLLSVVVKDLSIKIECVHPSIRLGSLKAGSYPNRILSNQGIGSIDVGDLYADEERDFLLSVNIPAETSSKETSLLKVKCVYNDPLTKESVTLEGKEVKIERTDLARQEDMSIEVDRQHNRIRAAEAMAQARTAAENGDLAGAVSILENMRKALSATVSAKCRDRLCASLDAELKEMQERMASRQVYEASGRAYILSGLSSHSWQRATARGDSMDGSSLVQAYQTPSMVEMLTRSQATFLGSPSAQRLLRPVWSFASQPKPR, encoded by the exons ATGGGGAGTAAATGGAGGAAAGTTAAGCTTGCTTTTGGCCTCAATCTGTGTGTCTACACTCCCAGAAATCATGTGGCCGACAATGATGACGATGAGGACTCTCCGCCGCCGTCCGAGCGTCGCTCCGACGCCGCCCTCCTTTCACCGCCGGGTGATTGGACATCTGCTCCGACCACTCCCTCTTCCAATAGGCTCAGGCTCTCCAAGAGTTTGAGTAGATCTTCTTCCAAG AAGACTTGCTCCATATGTTTGGCAACGATGAGGCGTGGCGATGGGCAGGCGATCTTCACGGCCGAGTGCTCCCACTCCTTCCATTTCCATTGCATTGCTTCTAATGTGAAACATGGGAACCAAATCTGCCCTGTTTGCAGAGCAAAATGGAAAGAGATTCCTCTGCAAGTCCCAACTTTGGAGCCTCCAATGGGGAGAGCAAGGATAAATCCAGTAGATTGGCACCAGAACAATGACTTCGTGACCGTTGTCCGTCGTCTACCTCCTCCTCGGTCAAATTCCTCGCGTAACGTTGCCCCATTGTTTCAGGCTCCAGATCCAGCAATCTTCAATGACGACGAGTCACTGGATCATGAGATAGACTCTCCCGAGAAGAGTTTCTCCAACAAGAGCATATCCGAGGGTGATGATGATCGGAGGAAAGTTGCTGTCATGACATACACCGAGGTTGCGGCCATTGCAAAGTCAAGCACGTCGGACAGTTTCACTGTCTTACTCCACCTGAAAGCCCCACTCTCCAATTCGTGGCACAATGCCACCAGGAGTGACGCCAAGCAGCCCAAAATTGCACAGACTCCTCGTGCTCCAGTGGATCTTGTCACTGTTCTTGATGTCAGTGGGAGCATGGCAGGCACAAAGCTCGCGCTGCTCAAACGAGCTATGGGGTTCGTGATACAGAATCTTGGTCCCAATGACAGGCTGGCTGTCATAGCCTTCTCTTCAACAGCGCGTCGCCTTTTCCCCCTCAGGAGAATGTCCGAAGCTGGTCGCCAGCAGGCTCTACAGTCTGTTAACTCTCTGGTTGCTAATGGAGGAACCAATATTGCTGAGGGATTGAGAAAGGGTGCCAAAATAATGGAAGACCGGCGCGAGAAGAACCCTGTTGCTAATATAATCTTGTTGTCAGATGGACAGGATACATATACAGTCAACAGCAATGCCAGCAGCCAGAATCAACCAAACTACCAGTTGCTTCTTCCGTTGTCAATTCGTCCGGATGAAGCCTCAGGTTTCAAGATTCCCGTTCATGCGTTCGGCTTTGGAGCTGATCATGATGCATCGTCCATGCACTCAATCTCAGAGATCTCCGGAGGTACCTTTTCTTTCATCGAGACTGAGAGTGTGATTCAGGATGCATTTGCTCAGTGCATTGGTGGCCTTCTGAGTGTCGTGGTGAAGGATCTGAGCATTAAAATTGAGTGTGTTCATCCGAGCATTCGTCTTGGCTCATTGAAAGCTGGAAGCTATCCCAACCGTATCTTGTCCAATCAAGGGATAGGATCTATCGACGTTGGAGACCTGTACGCAGATGAAGAGAGGGACTTCCTGCTCTCCGTAAATATTCCTGCTGAGACTTCAAGCAAAGAGACATCACTGTTGAAGGTGAAATGTGTCTACAATGACCCCTTGACGAAAGAATCAGTAACCCTAGAAGGCAAAGAGGTCAAAATTGAAAGAACTGACCTAGCAAGACAAGAAGACATGTCAATTGAAGTCGACAGACAACACAACAGGATCCGAGCAGCAGAGGCCATGGCACAAGCTCGAACTGCTGCTGAGAATGGAGACCTAGCCGGTGCTGTTTCCATACTGGAGAACATGCGAAAGGCTCTATCAGCAACCGTATCAGCTAAGTGTCGTGACAGGCTCTGCGCATCACTTGACGCCGAGCTCAAGGAAATGCAAGAGAGGATGGCAAGCAGGCAAGTCTATGAAGCATCAGGGCGGGCCTATATTCTATCCGGACTAAGCTCACACTCATGGCAGAGAGCGACAGCTAGGGGCGATTCAATGGATGGTTCAAGCCTCGTTCAAGCCTACCAGACCCCGTCTATGGTTGAGATGTTGACCCGTTCACAGGCCACGTTTCTGGGAAGCCCCTCAGCACAGAGGCTCCTTCGGCCAGTGTGGTCGTTTGCTTCACAACCAAAGCCAAGATAG